The Chroicocephalus ridibundus chromosome 27, bChrRid1.1, whole genome shotgun sequence genome has a segment encoding these proteins:
- the LOC134507758 gene encoding calcium homeostasis modulator protein 6-like, with the protein MFVRKQFLSFWKSHYNIVAVSFYSMILIVLEEIMEIEFKCPQRFSLKLGYVLSYFLCPAFIILVLSVTSNPACITCTCCIGKCSWCRTAEIIFRILLPPLIWCVILLCDGRYIDCVASGNERNSKQNANQSTAAEFLSESYTISQIAGLAVLAVVSLLYGLYRVCHFWLCRNNKEHWKEDLGSLLEKEVRKHIKEMKKEGAKDLMEKKVKPSLQQISTDFWKNIDYRNTAKKIKEVVESVITDTRERQQAVKQGEHLLEETTTEPTSETTN; encoded by the exons ATGTTTGTCAGAAAACAATTCCTGAGTTTTTGGAAAAGCCATTATAATATTGTGGCTGTATCATTTTATTCCATGATTCTGATTGTGCTTGAAGAAATAATGGAGATTGAATTTAAATGTCCTCAGAGGTTTTCATTAAAGCTTGGGTATGTTCTTTCCTACTTTTTGTGTCCAGCATTTATTATACTTGTCCTGAGCGTGACCTCCAATCCTGCCTGCATTACCTGCACTTGCTGCATTGGGAAATGCTCATGGTGCCGGACAGCTGAGATAATTTTTAGGATATTGCTCCCTCCTCTGATCTGGTGTGTGATCCTACTGTGTGATGGCAGATACATAGACTGTGTGGcttcaggaaatgaaagaaacagcaagcaaaatgcaaaccaaagcacagcagcagaattCCTCAGTGAATCCTACACGATATCTCAG atTGCAGGGCTGGCTGTTCTTGCTGTTGTCAGCCTTCTTTATGGCCTGTACCGCGTGTGCCACTTCTGGTTGTGCCGTAACAATAAAGAACATTGGAAAGAGGACCTGGGGAGCCTGTTAGAGAAAGAAGTAAGGAAACatattaaagaaatgaagaaagagggTGCAAAGGACTTgatggaaaagaaagtgaaaccTTCTCTCCAGCAAATCAGTACTGATTTCTGGAAAAATATAGattacagaaatacagcaaaaaaaataaaggaagttgTAGAGTCTGTCATTACAGATACAAGGGAGAGACAACAAGCAGTTAAACAAGGTGAGCATCTTCTTGAAGAGACCACAACAGAACCGACTTCAGAAACTACAAATTAG